The Pedobacter cryoconitis genome has a window encoding:
- a CDS encoding transporter, translated as MKKYILILFISLCGFSAFACDICGCGVGSYYLGLLPEFNKRFIGLRYQHKILRTHLGPGGKTSYLTTNETYQSAELWGGWNLGSKFRILYFVPYNFNERSSVETKGQKSGLGDIALMGYYNVFNNRNTVNDQLLVQSLWVGAGVKVPSGKYEPRDRDVLTESPNNFQLGTASTDFTLNATYDVRLMDFGVNVNTNYKINTASKYEYRYGNKLTTNVLAYYKIRVAKMLTVAPNAGVLYETSAKDIENKRFAVDVSGGYSLAILTGLEANLKRFSFGVNYQAVASQQLAAGSVRAGNRLMVHTSVAF; from the coding sequence ATGAAAAAATATATCTTAATACTTTTTATAAGCCTTTGTGGCTTCAGTGCTTTTGCCTGTGATATTTGTGGTTGTGGTGTAGGAAGTTATTATCTGGGGCTTTTACCTGAATTCAACAAACGTTTTATTGGCTTGCGGTATCAACATAAAATTTTGAGGACCCATCTGGGGCCCGGAGGTAAAACCAGTTACCTGACTACGAATGAAACTTATCAGTCGGCAGAGCTTTGGGGAGGCTGGAACCTGGGTAGCAAATTCCGTATCCTTTATTTTGTTCCTTATAATTTCAATGAACGCAGCAGCGTGGAAACCAAAGGGCAGAAGAGTGGCCTGGGTGATATCGCCCTGATGGGTTATTACAATGTTTTCAATAACAGAAACACGGTAAATGATCAATTGCTCGTGCAGTCGTTATGGGTTGGCGCCGGGGTAAAGGTGCCCAGTGGCAAATATGAGCCCCGTGACAGAGATGTGCTGACGGAGTCCCCTAATAATTTCCAGTTAGGGACAGCCAGTACAGATTTTACGTTGAATGCAACTTACGATGTCCGGCTAATGGATTTCGGGGTAAATGTAAATACCAATTACAAAATCAATACCGCCAGCAAATATGAGTACCGTTATGGAAATAAGCTCACTACCAATGTACTGGCTTATTATAAAATCAGGGTCGCGAAAATGTTGACTGTTGCGCCCAATGCTGGTGTGCTTTATGAAACTTCAGCGAAGGATATAGAAAATAAGAGGTTTGCGGTAGATGTGTCTGGTGGTTATTCTCTGGCTATTTTAACGGGTTTGGAAGCTAACCTCAAAAGATTTTCTTTTGGTGTGAACTATCAGGCTGTTGCTTCGCAGCAGCTGGCAGCAGGAAGCGTGCGTGCAGGGAACCGGCTGATGGTGCATACTTCGGTTGCTTTTTAA